In Papaver somniferum cultivar HN1 chromosome 1, ASM357369v1, whole genome shotgun sequence, a genomic segment contains:
- the LOC113324016 gene encoding putative disease resistance protein RGA1, producing MARKIRAINQRLDEIFKNSKRYMLRNTGTSQENQNMDLIRKRNRLTSWYVDDSLLLGREGAKSDIINLFIDKPSASVSSSSSLQPEIISTLSIVGIGGLGKTTVAQMVYQDDYIVRNFERRAWVCVSDTFDIFKILKDIIESITGRNCENTSNIGMLTRQVKELLIGRKYLLVLDNLRNENRGDWGAFKSFLNCGGSGSKILITARSKNVGFSVGGAFYNLNALSDDLCWSIIEKKLSFQGGAALTPEMINIGKALAKSCGGLPLAANLLGSLMFSKREQSYWLSIADHVRTTPAHERIMFILKLSYDNLPSPLKQCFLYCCIFPKDCVIHRETLIQLWMAEGFLFPSGGGENISFEDIGNEYFEHLMWSSFFQDGKKDAESGYIATCKMHDYVRDLAMSLLDNNELGTVKVGDRNAEVSQVRRLQMLFNGGRSLEAPKGLSNVLKLRTIIAVEPYTFPHINSFFRSKRLRILCLCPGLHSGWRGCSLSCGLKSCKLCFASSKLKYLRYLDLSYLDLSRGLSLNYSYNLQTLVLRECKNVPSWLLSKIGTLKSLRHVDVSYSDIKFIPQDIGLLEHLSCIDLSGTSISELPDSITCISSLRTLKIYACRNLNALPRELGALTQLRFLDLNGTKIKELPKSCINIPCNLEIVKLGYGCELPKEIKNWPKLRIFTHNSYSDAMPRGIERLTCLERLEDYIVNKENEICGSEDTNCSSGSGIEELAGLNTLEVLTIRNLENVRGQTDAERACLKGKQCIRVLHLHWSSCRSNDEDSMVLEGLQPHSNLKELKIQRFQGSKLPYWMGLSYCLPNLVELCLFQCDRCDKLAGLGLLPCLRVIHIKGMNSVKILGKEFYYHEEGESSSSSVSTTEYGKIFLFPSLNELSVDGMESLVEWVPSPPPPYYSFPLLKSLSIKKCQRLKTTPNSFPSLESLELEDINDRGVRSFLASTEGLTSLTSISYPGRQSNFRC from the coding sequence ATGGCTCGTAAAATCCGAGCCATTAATCAAAGGTTggatgaaattttcaaaaacagTAAAAGGTATATGTTGCGAAATACTGGTACGTCACAAGAAAATCAAAATATGGATCTTATAAGAAAACGTAACCGGTTAACCTCATGGTATGTAGACGATTCATTACTTCTAGGGAGGGAGGGTGCAAAATCAGACATAATAAACTTATTCATCGACAAGCCGTCGGCATCtgtatcttcatcatcatcattacaacCAGAAATCATTTCCACTCTATCCATAGTGGGTATCGGAGGGCTGGGTAAAACTACAGTAGCTCAAATGGTCTACCAAGATGACTACATAGTGAGAAACTTTGAGCGTAGAGCTTGGGTCTGTGTCTCTGATACTTTTGATATCTTTAAGATTTTAAAAGATATCATCGAGTCCATTACAGGGAGGAATTGTGAGAATACATCAAATATTGGCATGCTGACTAGACAAGTCAAGGAACTATTGATTGGTAGGAAGTATTTGCTCGTACTCGACAATTTGAGGAATGAGAATCGTGGAGATTGGGGGGCATTCAAATCGTTCCTTAACTGTGGCGGTTCGGGCAGCAAAATATTAATCACAGCACGCAGCAAAAATGTCGGTTTTTCTGTTGGAGGTGCGTTTTACAATTTAAACGCATTATCAGATGATCTTTGTTGGTCCATTATCGAGAAGAAACTATCGTTCCAAGGTGGAGCAGCGCTGACTCCAGAAATGATAAATATTGGCAAGGCCTTAGCGAAATCATGTGGTGGTTTACCACTTGCAGCAAACTTGTTAGGCAGTTTAATGTTTTCGAAAAGAGAACAAAGTTACTGGTTATCAATCGCAGACCATGTCAGGACTACACCAGCACATGAAAGGATCATGTTCATATTAAAGTTGAGCTATGATAATTTGCCTTCTCCTTTGAAACAATGTTTTTTGTATTGCTGTATATTTCCCAAAGACTGTGTAATACATAGAGAAACATTAATTCAATTATGGATGGCTGAGGGGTTCCTTTTTCCATCTGGTGGTGGAGAGAATATATCTTTTGAAGATATAGGAAATGAATATTTTGAGCATTTGATGTGGAGTTCTTTCTTTCAAGATGGGAAAAAGGATGCAGAATCTGGTTACATTGCAACATGTAAGATGCATGATTATGTGCGTGATCTTGCAATGAGTCTTCTAGATAATAATGAATTGGGAACTGTAAAGGTGGGCGATAGAAATGCAGAAGTTTCGCAAGTTCGTCGCTTACAGATGCTATTTAATGGAGGAAGAAGTTTAGAAGCTCCTAAAGGGTTATCAAATGTGTTGAAGTTACGAACTATTATTGCTGTTGAACCATACACGTTTCCGCATATTAATTCTTTCTTTCGTTCTAAGCGTTTACGAATATTATGTCTGTGTCCTGGCTTGCATAGTGGCTGGCGTGGATGTTCACTCTCTTGTGGCCTCAAGTCTTGCAAGCTATGTTTTGCCTCTTCCAAGCTGAAGTATCTGAGGTACCTTGACCTCTCATATCTCGATTTATCTCGTGGGTTATCTTTGAACTATTCTTACAATTTGCAAACACTTGTATTGCGAGAATGTAAAAACGTTCCAAGCTGGCTTCTCAGTAAAATTGGAACTTTAAAGAGTTTGAGGCATGTTGATGTCTCATATTCAGATATCAAATTTATACCCCAAGATATTGGGTTGTTAGAGCATCTTAGTTGTATTGATCTTTCAGGTACATCAATCTCAGAGTTACCAGATTCCATCACTTGCATCAGCAGTTTAAGGACGTTGAAGATTTATGCTTGTAGGAATTTAAATGCCTTACCCAGAGAGCTAGGAGCATTGACACAATTAAGGTTTCTTGATTTGAATGGTACTAAGATCAAAGAATTGCCTAAATCATGCATTAACATTCCGTGCAATTTGGAGATAGTGAAACTAGGATATGGGTGTGAACTTccaaaagaaattaagaattgGCCGAAATTGAGAATCTTCACCCATAACAGTTATAGTGATGCAATGCCTAGAGGTATAGAAAGGCTCACTTGCCTTGAAAGATTGGAGGATTACATTGTCAATAAAGAAAATGAGATCTGCGGAAGTGAGGATACAAATTGCAGCAGTGGAAGTGGCATTGAAGAGTTGGCAGGCTTAAACACCCTTGAGGTGTTAACGATAAGAAATCTGGAGAATGTGAGAGGTCAGACAGACGCAGAAAGGGCATGTCTGAAGGGAAAGCAGTGCATTCGCGTATTGCATCTACACTGGAGTTCCTGTCGTTcaaatgatgaggatagtatggTGTTGGAAGGTCTCCAGCCTCACTCTAATTTGAAGGAACTGAAGATACAGAGATTCCAGGGTTCAAAGCTTCCGTATTGGATGGGTTTATCTTATTGCCTACCGAATTTGGTGGAGTTATGTTTATTTCAGTGCGACCGTTGTGATAAACTTGCAGGGTTGGGTTTGCTTCCATGTCTAAGAGTTATTCATATAAAAGGAATGAATTCTGTCAAGATTTTGGGTAAAGAATTTTACTATCATGAAGAaggagaaagcagcagcagcagtgttaGTACTACCGAATATGGTAAAATATTTCTGTTCCCTTCTTTAAATGAGTTGAGTGTTGATGGGATGGAAAGTTTAGTTGAATGGGTTCCTTCTCCTCCACCACCTTATTACTCCTTCCCTTTGCTGAAAAGTTTGAGTATCAAGAAGTGTCAAAGACTGAAAACCACACCAAACTCGTTTCCTTCTCTCGAGTCATTGGAATTAGAAGATATCAACGACAGGGGAGTAAGATCATTCTTAGCCAGTACTGAAGGTCTCACCTCTCTCACATCCATTTCTTATCCCGGTCGCCAGAGCAATTTTCGTTGCTGA